In Kineococcus mangrovi, the sequence GGGTCCACGAACTTCACCGGCGGTCTGACGGCGACCAACCACCTGATCGCCCAGGGCCACCGCACCATCGCCTGGGTGGGTGGCCCACCCGGGTCGCAGTGCAACCAGGCCCGCCTGCACGGGTACCGCGCGGCCATGGAGAGCGCCGGGCTCGTCCCCCTCGCCGAGCACGTCCTGAACTCCGACTTCCAGTACGAGGCGGGGCGGCAGCTCGGCGCCCGGCTGCTCACCGGTCCGGACCACCCCACGGCCGTCGTGGGTGGCTGCGACTCGATCGCCCTGGGCGTCATGGAGGCCGCGCGCGCCCTCGGTCTGCGCGTGCCGGAGGACCTGTCCGTCACCGGTTTCGACGACACCGAGCTGGCCGCCATGGCCGCTCCCCCGTTGACGACGATCCGCCAGCCGCTGCGGGAGATGGGCCGGGTGGCCCTGCGGACGGTGCTGCGGATGGCCGGCGGGGACCGCCTGGACTCCCACCACGTCGAGCTCGCCACCGAACTGGTGGTGCGGGGGTCCACGGCTCCGCGGTGAGTTCCGGACCCGTCCGCGGGTCGTGGAGCCGCAGGACCGCGCCGACGGCGTCGTCGAGCTCGTCTAGGACGCCGTGCGCCGAGCCTGCGCCAGCGTGCGCAGGAACTCCTCGACCGCGGCCCGGTCGGCGCTCGTCGCGAAGGGCACCTCGCGGCCGGACAGGACGAGCCGCAGCTCCGGGCCGCCACCGAGCCGCCGCTCGCGGACGGTGCCCGCACCGACGTCGCCGAGGGGCACCGCGGCCACGGAGGCGCCGCCGACGAGCTGGGGACGGGCCAGCCAGAGCTGGACGGTCCCCACGCCGAGCGCTCCCTCGCCGCCCACCAGGCCGCCGCGCAGCGGCAGGGCCGCGAGCAGGTCCTCCCCCGCGCCGACGACGTGGCCCAGGAGCAGCGCGTGCGCCCCGGACGTCACGAGCCCACCACCGCGCGGGCCAGGTCCCGGCGCAGCGCCGGGCGGACGAGCACGTCGACGGCGCCCACCCACTGCTCCACGGCGCCCACCCCCAGCGGTCCCCGTCCCCCGCCCGGCGGCGCGACGGCGCCGGGCAGCGTCTCGACGACCCCGGCGAACGGTCGGTCGTGGAAGGGAGCCGTCGCCGGGCCCGGCGCGGGCACCCCGACCTCCGCCTGCCGGGCGAGCAGCCCCTCCAGCGCCGCGCACAGCCCGGCCTCGCGCTCGCGCCAGTCCCCCGCCGCCAGGGCGCGCGCGAGGTGGGGGGCGACGCGGCCGCTGGGCGAGGACGCGAACACGGTGCCGACCCACTTGGCGTAGGGCGCCCAGACCCGGTCCAGCAGCAACCCCAGCCGGACCGCGGTCTCGGCCAGCCGCGCGGCGATCAGCCGAGACCCCAGGTCGTCCCCGCGCGACCCCGTCCGGCCGACGAGGGGCAGTTCCTGCTCCAGCTGCTGCCAGGCGCCGGCCACCAGGTGCCGCCACACGTCGTCGGGGTACCAGGTCAGCCTGCGCCGCAGCCGTTCCCAGCGCCCCTCGTCGTCGGCGAACACCGGCCCGGCGAGGAGTTCCAGGACGGCCTGCCCCGTGAAGGACAGCCAGTCGGCGGTCGTGGGCTCCTCCTGCGCGCCGATCCCCAGCCGCGCCCGGACGAAGCCGTCCACCGTGGCGACCTCGACGCGGTGCCGGTCGGCGGGGTCCCAGGTGGTCGCGAAGCGGACGGGACGTCCCGCGTGCGTGGCGGGCAGGTCCCGCTCCAGGACGGCGTCCACCGGCCCGACGGACCCGTCCGGGACGAGCACGACGAGACGCAGCCCCCAGTCGTGGTCGCGCGAGACGTCGTCGTCGAGGCCCAGGACGTCCGAGCCGGCCCGCGACGAGCCGGAGGCCCGGGAACTCCCGCCGCAGCAGCGGTCCGACGACCTCGTCGTGGAACCGGCGGGCCAGCTCGGCGCCGCGCGGTTCAGGCACCGGCGCGCACCAGCGGCGCCAGCCAGGCGCGGTAGGCGGCGAAGGTCGCCAGCGCGGCCGCCGTCATCCCCGGCAGGGCGTCGGCCCCGGCCGCCTCGACCGCGGCGGTCGTCTCGCGCCAGCGCCGTCCGGTGCCCTCCCGACCGGTCAGCGACGTGGTCGCCGCCGCCGGGACCCCGGCCGCGACGACGGTCCGCGCGATGAGGCGCCCGCCGAGCGTCGACCCGTCGAGGACGTAGCGGACTCCCAGCGCCGCGGCCCGGTCCGGCACCGCGGGCACGTCGGGGCACTCGGGCAGCCGGGCGAGCTCGGCCTCCGGGACGCCCAGGGCGCGCAGGTCGTCCAGGGCGAGGTCGGCGCGCACCCGCCCCGCCACCTCGAGCGCCGCCGGGTCAGCCTGGGCCTGCTCGCCCAGCGCCCGCTCCAGCGGCGCGAGCAGCCCCCACGTGAGTTCCAGCCACCGGCGGTGCAGCGCGGCGTCCCACGGGCGTTCGAGGACGTCCAGCGCGGAGTCGAGGTCCTCGTGGGCCGCCGCGGTCGCGGACCGCAACCGCGTCAACGACCCTCGCGCCACGCCCACCACCGCTGCCTCCACCCTCGCCACGCCGTGGCGTTCCCGCCGGTTCCCCCCGAAGCTACTGGACCGCACCGCGCCCGGGTTGCCCCCGCCTCGCGCGGGGGGTCCAATGGACGGTGAGCCGTGGTCCAGAGGTGTGCCGCGGAGGGTCCGGAGACGACGGGGTTCCGATGACGACGACCACGACAGCGACCGTTCACGACACCACACCCACCACGACCGGCACGACCGGCGCACCGGCCGGCCCGGTGCTGGACCTGCGCGGGCGGCCCCTGGACGCGCTGCGCCGGGCCTACGACGAGCGCTGGCACCTGGTGGCCGACGACGCGCCGGAGCACCCGACGGGCGAGGACCTGGCGCACAACGCCTTCGAGATCGCCGACCTGGAGGCCCGCTGCCGTCCTGCCGGACGGGGCCTGCCCCGGCGCACGGGGCCGGACCCATCCACCTTCCTCGGCTGAGGTCGCCCCCGACCCGCCACCCGGCCCCGGCCCTTCAGCGGCGTGTCCAGTTCCGCTGGACGAGCCGGTCGACCTCGCGCTGGTCCCCGCCGTCCTGGGCCGCCGTGCCGCTCCGGCGCAGGTCGCCCAGCAGCGCGCTCGCCAGGTCGTACAACTTGACGTTGTGCGTCTGGGAAACCTCGGACAGCTGCCGGAACGCGGCGTCCTCGTCGCAGCGGGTGAGGGCCATGATCGCGCCCTTGGCCATGTCGATGACCGGTCGGCGGGTCAGCGCCGTGCGCAGCTGCGCCAGCTCGGCGCGCAGCGCGCCGACGTCCGTGTCGGTGGAGCGCTCACGCCCGGTGTCGAGGGTGCCCAGCTCCGCGACCCGCCCGTCCTCGTCGTGCATCCTCGTCGCGTCCTCCGGTGCAGGCGGCCCCCCGACCGGTCGGCGGGAGGCGGTTCGCGCAGCGAGGTCTGGGCGGAGCGGAACCGACGAGGATCCTACGACGAACCGGGCTGCTGCACGTGCGGCCCCAGCAGGCTCAGGTCGGCCGGGGACAACCGCTCGGCCGCGGTCGCGGCCTGGTGCCAGTGCGGGTAGCGCAGCGGGACGGCGCTCACGTCGTCGAGGCGGCGGCGCTCGTCCTCGGTCAGCACGAGGTCGGCCGCCGCGAGGTTGTCGCGCAGCTGCTCGTCGGTGCGGGCGCCGACGACGAGGGACGTCACCCCGGGTCGGCCCAGGAGCCAGGCGAGCGCGACCTGCGCCGCCGAGACCCCGTGCGCCTCCCCCGTCCGCACCAGCTCCTCGACGATGTCGAACAGCGCGTCCTCGTCGTGGACGGGTGGTTCGGACCACTCCCCCAGGTGCCGCGAGCCCTCGGGCGCGGACGCGTCGCGGCGGTACTTGCCCGAGAGCAGACCGCCGGCCAGCGGGCTCCACACGAGGATCCCGAGGTCCTGGTCCAGGCTCAGCGGCACGAGTTCGGACTCGGCGTCCCGGGCCTGCAGCGTGTAGTGGATCTGCTGGGAGACGTACCGCTGGTACCCGTGGGCGTCGGAGGTGGCCAGGGCCTTCATCAACTGCCAGCCGCAGTGGTTCGACACCCCGACGTAGCGGACCTTGCCCGAGCGGACGAGGGTGTCGAGCGCCTCGAGGGTCTCCTCCAGCGGGGTCTGCCCGTCCCACTCGTGGATCTGGTACAGGTCGACGTGGTCGGTCCGCAGGCGGCGCAGGCTGCGCTCGACCGACCGGACCAGGTGGTGGCGCGAGGCGCCCCCGTCGTTGGGTCCGGGACCGACGACCATCCGTGCCTTCGTGGCGACGAGGACGTCGTCGCGGCGGGACCCCACCCCCTCGAGCACCTCGCCGGTGATCTCCTCGCTGAGCCCGTCCGAGTAGGCGTCGGCGGTGTCGAGGAGGTTCACGCCGGCGTCGAGCGCGATCTCGACCTGTCGGCGCGCCTGCGCCACGTCGGTGTTCCCCACGGCGGCGAAGACGCCCTTGCCGCCGAACGTCATCGTCCCCAGGGTGATCGTCGAGACGCGCAGCCCCGACCGTCCGAGTCGTCGGTACTCCATCCCCGGAGGCTAGCGCGCGCGCCGGGTCCGTTCCACGGAGAGGGTGCGGACCTGCGCGGTCCCGCTGCGGACGCTGACCTGCCCGCCCTGGAAGTCCTGCACCAGCGCGCCACCGCTGACGCGGACGTCGGAGACGGGGTAGCCGAGGGTCCCGCCCTCCCAGCCGCGCGCGGCCCACGCGTCGCGGACCGCGGCCGGGACGGCGTGCGTGCCCGCGGCCGGGGAGGAGTACACCGAGCCGCCGGTGAAGTGCTGCCCGCCGCCACCCCCGACGAGCCCGCCGAACCACCCCGAGCTCGGGTAGCCCAGGCCCCCGCCCTCCCAGCCCTGCGCGGCCCAGGCGTCCCGGACGGCGCCGGCGACGACGTGCGTGCCGGCGGGGCCGGCGTACACCGAGCCGTTCTGGAAGTGCGCGAAGGAGCCCGCGGGCAGCGCGGCCGACGTGGTCGTGGGGAAGCCGAGCGCCCCGGTCTCCCAGCCGGTCGCGCCGTACCCGGCGAGCACCGCGCCGCCGAGGGCCTGCGCCCCGGTGGCCGCCGACCAGTAGACGGTCCCGCCCTGGAACCGCTGCGCGACCCCGCCCCGGACGCCGAACTCGGCGCCCGTGGGGTACCCCAGCCAGCCGTTCTCCCAGCCGAGGGCGGCCCAGCGCTCACGGATGGCGCCGCGCACCGCGGCCGCTCCCGACGCCGCGCTCCAGTACACCGACCCGCCGGCGAAGTGCTGGCCGTAACCGCCGCCGCGCAGCGGGCCGAGCTCGCGTCCCACCGGCAGGCCGAGGTAGCCGCCGTTCGCGCCCGCCGCGGTGTAGGTCTGCAGGATCGCGCCCTTGACGGGGACACCGGCGTAGCTGCGCGAGCCGTCGGGGTTCTGCGCCACCAGCGGCGTGCGGCGCGGGGAGCCGAAGTCGGCCACCCAGTAGGAGCGCCAGACGGTCCGGCCGCGGGAGAACAGCGTCGTGTAGACGAGCCCGATGCCGACGGCGGTGTACTGCGGGTCCTGCAGCACGGCGCGGTGCGGGTCGGACTTCATCCAGGTGTCGACGGCGAGGTCGCCGTTCTCCAGGCCGCGGGTGTCGGCGTTGCCCATGTCGGCGGTCGCGACGATCTCGCCCCACCGGGGGAAGTCGGACAGCAGCCTGCCGAGGTCCGGGTTGTGCTTCATGCCGTCGCCCTGGCCGAGCACGTCGGCCCAGTCCTGGGCGACGGTCGCCAGCGTGGGGTCCAGCGTCAGCGCCGGGGCCCCGACGGCCGCGCGCTCGCGGTTGAGGCCGTCGAAGATCTGCTGCTGCTGGGTCGGCGCCGGGACGACCGGCTGCAGCACCTGGACGGGTCCGGCCGCGGCGGCGGGCGCGGCGGTCGCCACGTCGACGGCCACGCCTGCGCACGGCAGCGCCACGAGGGCGGCGAGCACGGGCGCCAGCACGGGGGCGAGCCGGGAGCGGCGCGGGGTCAGCCTGGTCACCCAGGAGGTGTCGTCCCCGCACCGCGGTCACGACAGAGCCCGCCCGGGGTGCCTCCTCCCGGGCGAGCCGCCGTCACCCCCCGTGACCACCTGCGCTACGCCTGCGCGGGTCCCTCGATCGCCGCGCGTCGCTGCTGGGCCGCCCGGACGCGGTCGACGTCGAGCTTGGTGGACCGGTCGAAGGAGTAGATCCCGTTCTGCTCCTGGAAGACGTCGGTCAGCTGCGTGTAGCAGTAGCCGAACACCAGCGGGTCGTCCAGCAGGACCCCGGTCAGCCCCTCGAAGCGGTGGTGGAACTCCTCCTCGGTGCGCGGCGGCTCGCCGTAGCCCCACGAGGACGCGGCACCGCGGTCGACGTCGGGGTCGCTCGCCGCCACGTCGGGCCGCCACCAGATCCCGCCGAACTCGCTGCAGAACCACGGCTGCCCCTGGTAGGGCAGGGACCAGGGTTCGCCGTGGGCGCCGTGGTTGGTGTCGGGCTGCCCCACGGCCAGGCCCGACACCTCGCGGGCGAACCGGGCCGGGTCCTGCGTGTAGTTGTGCGAGTCCCACACGTCGGACTCCAGGACGCGGTGGGAGTAGCCGGAGGCGTCCAGCACCGGGCGGGAGGTGTCCATGGCCTTCGCGGCGAGGAACATCGCCCGGGTCACGTCGTCCAGCACCTGCCCGCGGTCGGTGAGCGGCTGGCGCGTCTCGTTGAGCCCGCACCACCCCACGATCGAGGGGTGGGAGTGGTCGCGTTCGAGGGCCTCCAGCCACTGGCTGACGAAGTTCGGCGTCGGGCGCTGGTGCTCGCCGCGCTCGGAGGTGCCCTCCTCGACCGCGCCCCAGTCGCCGAACTCCCCCCACACGAGGTACCCGAGCCGGTCGGCGTGGAACAGGAACCGCTCCTCGAACACCTTCTGGTGCAACCGGGCGCCGTTGAACCCCGCCGCCAGGGCCAGTTCGACGTCGCGGCGCAGCGCCTCGTCGCTCGGGGCGGTCATGATCCCGTCGGGGTAGTACCCCTGGTCGAGCACGAGGCGCTGGAACACCGGCCGGCCGTTGAGCAGGACGGCCTCGCCGTCGATGCTCACCGACCGCAGGCCCGCGTACGTCTCGACGGTGTCCACCACCTCCCCGGCCGCGTCGGTCAGGGTGATCGTGACGTCGTACAGGTGCGGGTCGCCCGGTCCCCACAGCCGCACGCGGTCGGCGGGCACCGGCAGGGTCAGGCGGGGTGAGAGGTCCAGGTCGGCGCGCACGCTCGCCTCGGCCACGACGCCCGCACCGTCGCGGACCTGCGCGTGCAGCGTCCAGCCCGCGCGGTCCCCCACCGTCCCCGTCCCGCTGCGGCGCAGCGGCTGCTCGAGGTGGAACGTCGAGCCGGCCACGTCCGGGGTGATGCGGGGCCGGGCCAGGGACACGTCGGGCACGGGTTCGGCCCAGACGGTCTGCCAGATCCCGGTCGTCCGGGTGTAGAGGCACTCGTGGTTCTCGTAGCGGGTGGACTGCTTGCCGCGGGCCTGCGGCCCGTGCCGGTCGTCGCGGGCCCGCACGACGATGCCCACCTCGCCGCTGCGGTGGCCGAGGTCGGCGGTGAAGGGCGTGAAACCGCCGCGGTGCCGGACGACCTCCACCCCGTCCACCCACACCGTCGCGTCGTGGTCGACGGCACCGAAGTGCAGCAGCGTGCGGCGCCCGGCCCACCCGGGCGGGACGGTGAACGTGCGCCGGTACCAGACGGCCGACAGGAAGTCGGTGGCGCCGACGCCGGACAGCTCCGACTCCGGGGCGAACGGGACGGTGATGGTGCCGGCCAGCGGCCGGTCGCGCAGGCCGCGCTCGAGCCCGGAGTCCCCCGCGTCCACCTCGAACTCCCAGGGACCGTTGAGGGTCGACCAGTCGGCGCGGACCACCGAGGGCCGGGGGTGCTCGGGGCGCGGGGTGTCGGGCACGGACGTCTCCTCGTCGATGACGGTGTCGCTGCCCGGCCAGTCTCACCGACGTCCGTACATCGTTGCAAGCGTGAGGTCGCACGAAGCTATGCAGCGTTGCAAACGCGTGCTAAGTTCCGCAGCACTGATCGGGACAGAGCGGTTCTCGGTTCTCGACCAGCCGGTGCCGCCACCCGGTGACCACCGACCGCCAACGACGGCAGGGACGGACACGCGTGAACAGTCATCCCCCGACACCGGGGCCCAGCAGCCCCCTCAGCCGACGCTCCCTCCTGCGCGGCGGGCTCGCCGCCGGGGGCCTCGGCCTGGTCGCCGGCACCGCGGGCTGCGGTTCCCCGCTGGCCGCCGGCCTGGCCGGCACGCAGCTGAACCCCGGGACCGTCACCTTCTGGAACCTCTTCGGGGGCGGCGACGGCGCCCGGCTGCAGACCATGCTGGACGAGTACCGCCGCCAGCAGGGCAGCGCGGACTCCCTCGTCGCCGCCACCTTCGCCTGGGGCAACCCCTACTACACGAAGGTGTCGCTGGCCACGTTGGGGAACAAGCCGCCGGACGTCGCGGTCTCCCACCTGACCCGGGCCTCGAACCTCGCGGCGGCGGGCCTGCTGGAACCGATCACCGACGAGGTGCTGGCCCTCGCCGGCCTGTCGGCCGACGACTTCAGCCAGACGGCGTGGGAGGCCTCGCAGTACGAGGGCACGGTCTACGCCATCCCGATGGACACCCACCCCTGGGTCCTCTTCTACAACACCGACGTGTGCCGTGCCGCCGGTCTCCTCGGCCCGGACGGGCTCCTGGCCCCGATCCAGGGGGTGCAGGGCTGGGAGGACGCGCTGACGGCGGGCAAGGAGGCCTCCGGCGGGTTCGGGGCGACGACGGCCACGGTGGCCGACGACTCGAACAACTGGCGCTTCTTCAGCACCCTCTACCACCAGCGGGACGGCAGCACACCCCTCATCGACGACGACGGGTTGTCGGTGACCATGGACGACGCCCTGGCGACCGACACCCTGGCGACGATGCGCAGCTGGGTGGAGAAGGGGCTCATGCCGGCGACCGTCGACACGCCCGGCGCCGAGACCCTCATGTTCACCGGCCGGTCCGCGTTCTTCATGAACGGGGAGTGGGAGGTGACGACCGCCCAGAGCATCGAGGGCCTGGACTTCGGCATGACGGCCTTCCCCACGCTCTACGACACCCCGGCCGTGCAGGCGGACTCGCACGCCTTCATCCTCCCGCGCATGGAGCGCTCGACCGAGCAGCTCCAGCGCGCCATGGGGTTCGTCAAGTCGATGCTCGACCAGGGGATCACCTGGGCCGAGGGCGGGCACGTCCCCACGTACCTGCCGATCTACGACAGTCCCGGGTACCGGGCCATCGAGCCCCAGTCGAGCTACGCCGACACGGTCGACTACGCCGTCTACGACCCGGCCGCCTGGTACTCCGGCTCGGGGTCGAACTTCGAGACCGTGGTGGGTTCGACCGTCGGGTTGGTGCAGCAGGGGCTCACGACCCCGCAGGCCGCGGTCGCCAGCATCCGCTCGACGCTGGAGACCTACGCGAACACCCCGAACCCGCTGTGACGACCCCGCCCGCCCCCGCCCCTGGAGACGACCACCGATGAGTGCACACACCGTCGGCGCACAGCCGGCTGTCCCGACCACCCCGAGCCGTGACGCGGGTGCGGCCGGAGGCCGGCAACGCTCGGCCTGGCTGTTCATCGCCCCGTTCGCGTTCTTCTACCTCTGCTTCCTGTTCGGCCCGGCGCTCTACATGTTCGTCGCGAGCTTCTTCGACGCCTCCATCGTCAAGAGCGGCCTGGGCAACTTCATCGGCCTGGAGAACTACGCCTCGCTCGTGCAGTCGAGCGCCTTCTGGTCCTCGATGTGGCACACCCTGCAGTTCACGCTGTACACGGTGCCCCCGCTGGTGGTCCTGTCGTTCGTCTTCGCCGTCCTGGCCAACCGGATGCCGCGCGGGCAGACGTTCTGGCGGCTCGCCTTCTTCACCCCCTACATCCTCCCCTCGGCCGCGATCTCCCTGATCTGGGTGTTCATCTACACCGCGGACACCGGGCTGTGGGCGACGGTGCAGAAGTGGTTCGGCGACGACACGCCGACGCCCGTCCTGGGGACACCGAGCATCGCCATGGTCGGCATCGCGGTCGCGACCGTGTGGTGGACGATCGGCTTCAACTTCATCCTCTACCTGGCCGGTCTGCAGGACATCCCCCGCGAGCTGTACGAAGCCGCCGCGATCGACGGCGCGACCCCGTGGCAGCAGATCCGGCACCTCACGATCCCGCTGCTGAGCCGCACGACGACGCTCGTCCTGCTGCTGCAGATCATCGCCAGCCTGAAGATCTTCGACCAGGTCTACCTCATGACCAACGGGGGCCCGGGCACCAGCACCCGCACCGCCCTGCTCTTCATCACCGACACCGGTTTCACCGACTACCGCATCGGCGCGGCGGCCGCGGCCTCGTTCCTGCTCTTCCTGGTCATCGTGACCATCGCCGTGATCCGCCAGCTCGTCGAGCGCGCTCAGCAGAAGGGAGCCTGACATGGCGACCACGGACGTCCCCGGCAGCCGCCGTTCCGGCATCTCGGCCGCAGCGCCGCCACGTCGAGCGGGCCGGGTCGGCACCAACGGCGGCAAGAACTTCAACCGCGTGGCCGGGGTCCTCCTCGCGGTCTGCGCCGTCATCTGGCTGATCCCCAGCCTGTGGGCGATCAAGACCTCCTTCACCGCCAACGCGGTGTCCGCCCTGGGCACCCAGGCGATCCTGCGCGACCTCAACCCGACGTTGGCGTCCTACTCGTCCCTGCTGGGCGGCGGTGACCTGTGGAACTGGTACCTGGCCAGCTTCATCACCTCGACCCTGTCCGCGGCGCTCGTCGTGACCTTCGCCTCGATGGCGGCGTTCGCGATCTCCCGGATGCGCTTCCGCGGCCGCAACGTCGTCTTCGTGCTGCTACTGGCCGGGATCATGGTCCCGGCCGACGTGCTGATCATCCCGATCTTCCAGCTGCTGAACTCGGTGGGCCTGCTCAACACCTACTGGGCGGTCATCTTCCCGCAGGTCTCCAGCGTCATCGCGCTGTTCGTCTTCAAGCAGTTCTTCGACGGGCTCCCCAAGGAGCTGGAGGAGGCCGCCCGGCTGGACGGCGCGTCGAACTGGCGCATCTACCGCTCGGTCATCATGCCCCTGTCGCGTCCGGTCCTGTCCGCGATGGCGATCGTCACGTTCGTGGGCGTCTGGAACAACCTCATCCTGCCGCTGTTCGTCCTGTCCAACCCCGACCTCATGACCATCCCCGTGGGCCTGGCCACCGTCCAGGGCTCCTTCGGGCAGCGGTTCTCCGACATCCAGGCCAGCACCATCCTGGGCGCGTTGCCGCTGGTCGTCCTGTTCGTCATCTTCCAGCGCCGCATCGTCGAAGGTGTGGCCGGAACCGGTCTGAAGGGCTGAACCACCCGTGACAACACTCGATGGAGTCGTCGACCTCGACGTCTCCGGAGCCACCATCAACCGCCACCTCTACGGGCACTTCGCCGAGCACCTCGGCCGCTGCATCTACGAGGGGTTCTGGGTCGGGGAGGACTCCGAGATCCAGAACTCCGGAGGCATCCGCGACGACGTCGTGCAGGCCCTGAAGGACATCGCCGTCCCGAACCTGCGCTGGCCGGGCGGCTGCTTCGCCGACGAGTACCACTGGATGAACGGCGTCGGCCCGCGCGAGGAGCGCCCCTCGATGGTCAACACCCACTGGGGTGACGTCGTCGAGGACAACTCCTTCGGCACGCACGAGTTCATGCGGCTGTGCGAGCTGCTCGGCGCCGACCCGTACGTGTCGGGCAACGTCGGCTCCGGCACGGTCGCCGAGATGAGCGACTGGATCGAGTACCTCACCCGGTCCGGGGACGCCCCGATGTCCCGGCTGCGCCGGGAGCACGGCCGGTCCGAGCCGTGGAAGGTGCCCTTCTGGGGCATCGGCAACGAGAACTGGGGCTGCGGCGGCAACATGACCGCCGAGCAGTACACCCAGCTCGCGGCGCAGTTCGCGACGTACTGCCGCAACCACGACGGCAACGAGCTGTACCGCATCGCGGCCGGACCGAACCGGGACGACTACCACTGGACCGAGACGCTGATGAAGTCGATCAGCAGCCTGGGCGGCCCGGCCCGCACGCCCAAGCACAACGGCTGGCAGGCCCTGTCGTTCCACTACTACACGCACGCCAGCGACGACTGGCAGCACAAGGGCTCGGCGACGGAGTTCACCGCCGCCGAGTACCACGAGACCATGGTCCGGGCCTGGCGCATCGACGAGATCGTCCGCGGCCACGTGCGGGTCATGGACGCCTACGACCCCGAGGCCGCCGTGGGGCTCGTCTGCGACGAGTGGGGCACCTGGTGGGACGTCGAGCCCGGCACCAACCCCGGGTTCCTGTTCCAGCAGAACACCCTGCGGGACGCCCTCGTGGCCGGTCTGCACTTCGACGTGTTCCACGAGAACGCCCGCCGGCTGGTCATGGCCAACATCGCGCAGACGGTGAACGTGCTGCAGGCCATGGTCCTCACCGACGGTGCGCGGATGGTCCTCACGCCCACGTACCACGTGTTCGCCATGAACGCGGGGCACCAGGACGCCACGTCCCACCCCGTCCAGGTGAGGTCGGCGGACGCGGCGTACGAGGGCGAGCAGGGGTCCTACCGGACGCTGACCACGACGGTCAGCTCCAAGGACGGTTCGGCCCTGGTCTCCCTCACCAACCTCGACGTCGACGGCCCGGCCACGGTGCGGCTGGCCCTGCGCGGCAAGGTCTGGGAGGTCGCCCGCGCCCGGGTGCTCGCGGCCCCCTCGGTCCAGGCGCACAACACGGTGGAGGCACCGGACGCCGTCGCCCCCGCGCAGTTCGACGGCGCCCGGCGCGAGGGCGACACCCTCGTCGTCGACCTGCCGCCGCACTCGTTCGCGACGGTCGAGCTCACGCTCTCGTGAGCCTCAGACCGTCGTGAGCTCACGGGTCCGCAGGACCCCGGCCAGCGCCCCGGACGGCAGCCCCCTGCCGTCCGGGCGCGGCCAGTGCACGCACACCTCGTCGTAGCCGGCCTCGGCGAGCGCCGTCGCGAACCGCGGCCAGTCCGCGTACGCGCCGCGCTCGTCGAGGCCGAGCAGCGCCACCCGGCGCACGTCCCCCGCTCCACCCAGCGCGGCGAACCGCGCGATCGGCGCCGTGAACCGGTCGATCGCCTCCTGCGCCCCGTCCCCGGGCGCGGGTTCGCCCTCCCCGTAGGTGACCCACCCCTGACCGAGCCCGGCGGCGAAGCGCATCCCGCGGGGTCCGGCGGCCGCCACCGTCAGCGGCACCCCGGCGACCGGACCGGGGACGTTCCGCGCGTCGTGCGCGGTGTAGCGCTCCCCCCGCACGTCGGTGACCCGCTGCGACAGCAGCGTGCGCAGCAGCAGCGTCCACTCCTCGAAACGGTCCTGCCGCTCGCGCGGCGTCAACGGCGGCACCCCGAGGACCGACGCGTCGTGCGCGGACGTCCCCGCCCCCACCCCCAGCTCGACGCGGCCGCCCGAGAGCTGGTCCAGCGTCATGACCTCGGCGGCGAACGT encodes:
- a CDS encoding glycoside hydrolase family 2 protein, with amino-acid sequence MPDTPRPEHPRPSVVRADWSTLNGPWEFEVDAGDSGLERGLRDRPLAGTITVPFAPESELSGVGATDFLSAVWYRRTFTVPPGWAGRRTLLHFGAVDHDATVWVDGVEVVRHRGGFTPFTADLGHRSGEVGIVVRARDDRHGPQARGKQSTRYENHECLYTRTTGIWQTVWAEPVPDVSLARPRITPDVAGSTFHLEQPLRRSGTGTVGDRAGWTLHAQVRDGAGVVAEASVRADLDLSPRLTLPVPADRVRLWGPGDPHLYDVTITLTDAAGEVVDTVETYAGLRSVSIDGEAVLLNGRPVFQRLVLDQGYYPDGIMTAPSDEALRRDVELALAAGFNGARLHQKVFEERFLFHADRLGYLVWGEFGDWGAVEEGTSERGEHQRPTPNFVSQWLEALERDHSHPSIVGWCGLNETRQPLTDRGQVLDDVTRAMFLAAKAMDTSRPVLDASGYSHRVLESDVWDSHNYTQDPARFAREVSGLAVGQPDTNHGAHGEPWSLPYQGQPWFCSEFGGIWWRPDVAASDPDVDRGAASSWGYGEPPRTEEEFHHRFEGLTGVLLDDPLVFGYCYTQLTDVFQEQNGIYSFDRSTKLDVDRVRAAQQRRAAIEGPAQA
- a CDS encoding extracellular solute-binding protein translates to MNSHPPTPGPSSPLSRRSLLRGGLAAGGLGLVAGTAGCGSPLAAGLAGTQLNPGTVTFWNLFGGGDGARLQTMLDEYRRQQGSADSLVAATFAWGNPYYTKVSLATLGNKPPDVAVSHLTRASNLAAAGLLEPITDEVLALAGLSADDFSQTAWEASQYEGTVYAIPMDTHPWVLFYNTDVCRAAGLLGPDGLLAPIQGVQGWEDALTAGKEASGGFGATTATVADDSNNWRFFSTLYHQRDGSTPLIDDDGLSVTMDDALATDTLATMRSWVEKGLMPATVDTPGAETLMFTGRSAFFMNGEWEVTTAQSIEGLDFGMTAFPTLYDTPAVQADSHAFILPRMERSTEQLQRAMGFVKSMLDQGITWAEGGHVPTYLPIYDSPGYRAIEPQSSYADTVDYAVYDPAAWYSGSGSNFETVVGSTVGLVQQGLTTPQAAVASIRSTLETYANTPNPL
- a CDS encoding carbohydrate ABC transporter permease, with translation MSAHTVGAQPAVPTTPSRDAGAAGGRQRSAWLFIAPFAFFYLCFLFGPALYMFVASFFDASIVKSGLGNFIGLENYASLVQSSAFWSSMWHTLQFTLYTVPPLVVLSFVFAVLANRMPRGQTFWRLAFFTPYILPSAAISLIWVFIYTADTGLWATVQKWFGDDTPTPVLGTPSIAMVGIAVATVWWTIGFNFILYLAGLQDIPRELYEAAAIDGATPWQQIRHLTIPLLSRTTTLVLLLQIIASLKIFDQVYLMTNGGPGTSTRTALLFITDTGFTDYRIGAAAAASFLLFLVIVTIAVIRQLVERAQQKGA
- a CDS encoding carbohydrate ABC transporter permease, whose amino-acid sequence is MATTDVPGSRRSGISAAAPPRRAGRVGTNGGKNFNRVAGVLLAVCAVIWLIPSLWAIKTSFTANAVSALGTQAILRDLNPTLASYSSLLGGGDLWNWYLASFITSTLSAALVVTFASMAAFAISRMRFRGRNVVFVLLLAGIMVPADVLIIPIFQLLNSVGLLNTYWAVIFPQVSSVIALFVFKQFFDGLPKELEEAARLDGASNWRIYRSVIMPLSRPVLSAMAIVTFVGVWNNLILPLFVLSNPDLMTIPVGLATVQGSFGQRFSDIQASTILGALPLVVLFVIFQRRIVEGVAGTGLKG
- a CDS encoding alpha-N-arabinofuranosidase, encoding MTTLDGVVDLDVSGATINRHLYGHFAEHLGRCIYEGFWVGEDSEIQNSGGIRDDVVQALKDIAVPNLRWPGGCFADEYHWMNGVGPREERPSMVNTHWGDVVEDNSFGTHEFMRLCELLGADPYVSGNVGSGTVAEMSDWIEYLTRSGDAPMSRLRREHGRSEPWKVPFWGIGNENWGCGGNMTAEQYTQLAAQFATYCRNHDGNELYRIAAGPNRDDYHWTETLMKSISSLGGPARTPKHNGWQALSFHYYTHASDDWQHKGSATEFTAAEYHETMVRAWRIDEIVRGHVRVMDAYDPEAAVGLVCDEWGTWWDVEPGTNPGFLFQQNTLRDALVAGLHFDVFHENARRLVMANIAQTVNVLQAMVLTDGARMVLTPTYHVFAMNAGHQDATSHPVQVRSADAAYEGEQGSYRTLTTTVSSKDGSALVSLTNLDVDGPATVRLALRGKVWEVARARVLAAPSVQAHNTVEAPDAVAPAQFDGARREGDTLVVDLPPHSFATVELTLS